A genomic stretch from Candidatus Hydrogenisulfobacillus filiaventi includes:
- the uvrC gene encoding UvrABC system protein C produces MPGHDREAWREKLAGVPERPGVYLMEDAGGTILYVGKAVNLRNRLRSYFQDRSRLAPKVAAMMRHVADFELITTDTEVEALILEATLIKRHRPHYNIRLKDDKAYPYLRLTWEEDFPRLVVARRVEDTGSRYFGPYTRAQSMHETVRLLRSIFPIRNCTNRRFQEARRPCLEYHIRRCQAPCVGLVDRDSYRAMMKDVELFLDGKADQVEKDLLAAMTQAAERMEFERAARLRDQLKAVREVTAQQKVAADAGRELDAIAWVTAGEEAFVQVFTVRGGRLIGRQAFTLTGLDAATTGAEIGRAFLTQYYDRAREIPAEVLVPVEPAEAESLRAWLAERRGGRVALKVPRRGEKAKLLAMVEENARLARDEEARRLALGDREREEALTGIQQALGLAAPPRRMECYDISHTQGQETVASMVVFTDGRPDKSQYRRFRVRGVSGPDDFASMAEVIRRRFEHARLAGERPELARFARRPDLILIDGGKGQLSAAWEAMHAAGEETAMFGLAKEHEWLFAPGEPDPIILDRHSPALRLLMHLRDEAHRFAITYHRQLRGRRSLRSLLDEVPDIGPKRKRELLTRYRNLEAVRAAPLEELAALPGMTRRAAERVKDYLAGVLEGPGRGPEEGPA; encoded by the coding sequence AGGGGTGCCGGAACGGCCGGGGGTCTACCTGATGGAGGATGCCGGCGGCACCATCCTGTACGTGGGCAAGGCGGTCAACCTGCGCAACCGCCTGCGGTCCTACTTCCAGGACCGCTCCCGGCTGGCGCCCAAGGTGGCGGCCATGATGCGGCACGTGGCCGATTTCGAGCTCATCACCACCGATACCGAGGTAGAGGCCCTCATCCTGGAGGCCACCCTCATCAAGCGCCACCGGCCCCACTACAACATCCGGCTCAAGGACGACAAGGCCTATCCCTATCTGCGCCTGACCTGGGAAGAGGACTTCCCGCGCCTGGTGGTGGCGCGGCGGGTGGAGGATACCGGCAGCCGCTACTTCGGGCCCTACACCCGCGCGCAGTCCATGCATGAGACGGTGCGGCTGCTCCGGTCCATCTTCCCCATCCGCAACTGCACCAACCGGCGTTTCCAGGAGGCGCGCCGGCCCTGCCTGGAGTACCACATCCGGCGCTGCCAGGCGCCTTGCGTGGGCCTGGTCGACCGCGACAGCTACCGGGCCATGATGAAGGACGTGGAGCTGTTCCTGGACGGCAAGGCCGACCAGGTGGAGAAGGACCTGCTGGCGGCCATGACCCAGGCAGCCGAGCGCATGGAGTTCGAGCGCGCCGCCCGGCTGCGCGACCAGCTGAAGGCGGTGCGGGAGGTGACCGCCCAGCAGAAGGTGGCGGCCGACGCCGGGCGGGAGCTGGACGCCATTGCCTGGGTCACGGCCGGGGAGGAGGCCTTTGTGCAGGTGTTCACGGTGCGCGGCGGCCGGCTCATCGGCCGGCAGGCCTTCACCCTCACCGGCCTGGACGCCGCCACCACCGGGGCCGAGATCGGGCGGGCGTTCCTGACCCAGTACTACGACCGGGCGCGCGAGATTCCAGCCGAGGTGCTGGTGCCGGTTGAGCCGGCGGAGGCGGAGAGCCTGCGCGCCTGGCTGGCGGAGCGGCGCGGGGGGCGGGTGGCGCTCAAGGTGCCGCGGCGGGGGGAGAAGGCCAAGCTGCTGGCCATGGTGGAGGAGAACGCCCGCCTGGCCCGGGACGAGGAGGCCCGGCGCCTGGCCCTAGGCGACCGCGAGCGGGAGGAGGCCCTCACCGGCATCCAGCAGGCCCTGGGCCTGGCCGCGCCGCCCCGGCGCATGGAGTGCTACGATATCTCCCATACCCAGGGCCAGGAGACGGTGGCCTCTATGGTCGTCTTCACCGACGGCCGGCCCGACAAGAGCCAGTACCGCCGTTTCCGGGTGCGGGGGGTGAGCGGCCCCGACGACTTCGCCTCCATGGCCGAGGTCATCCGCCGCCGGTTCGAGCACGCCCGCCTGGCCGGGGAGCGGCCGGAGCTGGCCCGCTTCGCCCGCCGGCCCGACCTCATCTTGATCGACGGGGGGAAGGGGCAGCTGTCCGCCGCCTGGGAGGCCATGCACGCGGCCGGGGAGGAGACGGCCATGTTCGGGCTGGCCAAGGAGCACGAGTGGCTGTTCGCGCCCGGCGAGCCGGACCCCATCATCCTCGACCGCCACTCACCGGCCCTGCGCCTGCTCATGCACCTGCGCGACGAGGCGCACCGCTTCGCCATCACCTACCACCGCCAGCTGCGGGGCCGCCGCAGCCTACGCTCCCTGCTGGACGAGGTGCCCGACATCGGGCCCAAACGCAAGCGGGAGCTGCTCACCCGCTACCGCAACCTGGAGGCGGTGCGGGCCGCCCCCCTGGAGGAGCTGGCCGCCCTGCCCGGTATGACCCGGCGGGCGGCAGAGCGGGTCAAGGACTACCTGGCCGGCGTGCTGGAGGGGCCGGGCAGGGGACCGGAGGAGGGGCCGGCGTGA